From Erigeron canadensis isolate Cc75 chromosome 8, C_canadensis_v1, whole genome shotgun sequence, one genomic window encodes:
- the LOC122580432 gene encoding DCN1-like protein 5 has translation MGRRNSNKNKKPPSPPTSSYSKPSSSSFSFTQAQAPVKVPSKEECIDNLYNSYATSSMIGPEGIERLSSDLGIDYTDVRMLMLAWKMQAEKQGFFTLEEWRRGLKALQADTIIKLQQALPELENEVQKPANHLNFYTYAFEYCLTEDRQKSIDVECICQLLELVLGSKFHHQVKSFVRYLKTQVDYKVINTDQWTAFYRFCNEISFPDLKNYDDTLAWPLIVDDYVEWMKSTKT, from the exons ATGGGTCGACGAAATtcaaacaagaacaagaaaccTCCTTCCCCTCCCACTTCTTCTTATTCGAAGCCCTCTTCCTCCTCCTTCTCCTTTACTCAAGCTCaag CTCCAGTTAAAGTTCCTAGCAAGGAGGAATGCATAGATAACCTATATAATTCATATGCCACATCGTCCATGATTGG TCCTGAAGGAATTGAGCGTCTATCTTCTGATCTTGGAATTGATTACACCGATGTACGGATGCTAATGCTTGCTTG GAAAATGCAAGCTGAAAAGCAGGGATTTTTCACCCTG GAGGAGTGGCGAAGAGGCCTTAAAGCACTGCAGGCTGATACCATAATTAAGTTGCAGCAGGCACTTCCAGAACTGGAGAACGAG GTTCAAAAGCCAGCAAATCATTTGAACTTCTATACCTATGCATTTGAATATTGCCTAACAG AGGATAGACAGAAGAGCATAGATGTTGAGTGCATATGTCAATTACTAGAGCTTGTTTTAGGATCAAAGTTCCATCATCAGGTCAAGTCGTTTGTTAGGTATCTAAAG ACACAGGTGGATTACAAGGTTATAAACACGGATCAATGGACGGCTTTCTATAGATTTTGCAATGAG ATAAGTTTCCcagatttaaaaaattatgatgaCACACTTGCTTGGCCCCTCATCGTGGACGATTATGTAGAGTGGATGAAGTCAACAAAGACCTGA